The sequence GTCAGGAATACTACCACATGAGATTGGCCGTCTTCAGAGTCTGGTTGCTTTTGGTGCTGAACAGAATGAGCTTGGGGGCTCAattgatttcaatattttcatgaatatgtCTTCTCTGCAAACCTTATTACTATGGCGTAACAAATTCACGGGGAACCTTTCAAGGGATGTCGGGAATATTACTACGTTCACAATTTTACAACTCTCGGAAAACCATTTTACAGGTACGATAGAGTAATTTTCATGTAAATTGGTCTGTTTAGCTACAATCATGTGTTTTTGAAATCTTATGTTTTGCAGGGCTTATTCCCACTGAATTTGGCCAACTTTACCATTTGGAGACATTAAACCTACAGTTGAACAGCTTCACTGGTTCAATTCCACATGagctctttaacatttcaacaCTTCGAATTCTTTCACTTGTCGGCAATGCTCTGTCAGGGGTTCTTCCAACCCATTTATGCCATGGTTCTCCCTTTCTTGAACATCTTCTTCTTGGCGCAAATTCTATCACCGGGGCAATACCCAACTCCATCTCTAACTGTTCTCAACTCACAATTCTCTCACTTTTTCAAAACAAATTCAGTGGTTATATACCTACTCATCTCGGCAACCTAAGACTTCTTCAAAGACTTGAACTGAACAACAACAATCTTACCCAGGCACCATCTTCTTCCTTCATTACTTCATTGACAAATTGCAGGTCTCTAACTGATTTGTCAATTGATGATAATCCTCTAAACGGCGTCATTCCAGCTTCTGTCGGGAACTTATCTTCCTCGCTTTCAACATTCTATGTCGGCAATTGCAAGTTCAGTGGCAGCATTCCTGTTGAAATAGGCAATTTAAGCAATTTGATGACATTGGAGTTGTCAGCAAATGAGTTATCTGGTAATATTCCACTAACTATAAGCCATTTGCATGAACTTCAAGGATTAAATCTGTCTCATAACATGTTGGGAGGCTCAATACCACATCCTATATGTGATCTATTCAGCCTCGGTACTTTAGATATGAACCATAATCAATTTTCAGGCCCAATTCCTAAATGTCTGGGAAATGTCTCTTCTTTAAGAAATCTTTATCTAGAATCCAACATGTTGAATTCAAGCATACCTTCAAGCTTATGGGGTCTAAAAGATTTGAACTCTCTAGACTTGTCCTCAAATTCATTAAATGGATCACTTCCTCTAGAGATGAGTAACTTAGGAGCAGCGATCTATATAAATGTAGCAATGAATCTGTTGTCAGGGTCAATTCCTAGCACTATTGGGAAGTTGCAGAATTTGATTAATTTGTCATTGGCAAATAATAGACTAGAAGGTTCTATTCCTGTGTCTATGGGAAGCATGATCAGTTTGGCAAATCTCGACTTGTCGTACAACAACCTCTCTGGTTCAATTCCAAAGTCTTTAGAAGCACTTCAACACCTCGACTACTTTAATGTCTCTTTCAATAgtttaagtggagaaattcctaatggaggttcttttagaaacttcactaTGGATTCTTTTAAGGGTAATGAGGCATTGTGTGGAATCCCCAAGTTCCATGTCCAAATTTGTTCTTCAATTTCTAATCACAGATCAAAGAGAAAGAAGGTGGAACGAGcttcatttattattttcgggGTTGTGGCTTTCATCTCAGTTGTTTCTTTGGCCTTTATAATTGTCAGAAACAAAAGGAAAGATAAGACGACTAGAGAAGTTGATGAGTTGATATTCATTGTGCCGGAAAGAATATCTTATTATGAATTGCTGCAAGCAACAGAAAGATTTGATGAAAGCAATTTACTTGCCACTGGGAGTTCTTGCTCTGTTTACAAAGGAATTCTTAACAATGGGAAGGATATCGTTGTCAAGGTGTTTAATATGCAGCTAGAAGGTATTTCAAGAATATTTGATGTTGAATGTAAGATACTAAGTAGCATTCGACACAGGAATCTGACAAGCATCATAAGCAGTTGCTCCAATGAAGATTTCAAGGCATTAGTACTTGAATATATGCCAAAGGGAAACCTTGAAAAATGGTTATATTCCCACAACTATTCCTTGAATATGATGgaaagattgaatataatgattGATGTTGCATCTGCTTTGGAGTATCTTCACCACGGTTATTCAATGCCCATTGTCCACAGCGACTTGAAGCCTAGTAATGTGTTGTTAGATGAAGACATGGTTGCCCATGTAAGCGACTTTGGGATAGCTAAGTTGTTATGCAATGGAGATAGCTTTGCGTTAACCAACACGCTAGCAACATTCGGTTACATCGCTCCAGGTGAAGTTTCTCTAAATATATTGATTGCACTTCACTTTCAATCAATGAATCAATTAATTATGTCTTCATTACTGCATACATCATGATTTTTGTTATTGCAGAGTATGGCTTGGAAGGGCTAGTTTCAACAAGGTGTGATGTGTATAGCTACGgggtgatgttgattgaaactTTTACGAGAAAAAGGCCTAGTGATGATATGTTTTGCGGAGATATGAACTTAAAGAGATGGGTAGAACTCTCACTTTCGGAGATCCCAGATGAAGTGATAGATGCCAACTTAGTCATGAATTTGGAGAAAGAAATGATTGACAAGAATATGCAGTGTGTATCATCCATACTTGAATTGGCTCTGAAATGCTCTGCGGACTCTCCCGGGGATAGAATCAACATGAAACAAGCACATGCAGAGTTGCAGAAAATCAAACATCTATTTTTCCAATGAGATTCAAGTAAGCTATTTCAATGTTCTATGTTACTTCTAAGATAATATTGTTCTATTACGATTTACTTATTTTCCCAATGATATTCGTGTTTCACATATCTTTCGTGAAGGGAACCAAGTTGCCGACATTATGGCAAATCCAAATACTCCGACTGGTTGGTGGAATCATGCTATTCCCTTGATTGAGCAAGTCGTTCAAAAGGATATTCATATCCCAAATTTCTATCGCAAAGTTAGCTAACGATGTCTTCTTCATTTGGTGGCTTTAATGAGGCATGTAGTGTTGAAGATTTTGAAGAGGCAGTAGATGCTAATTAGGGTGAGGCACTGGATAGTTGTGAGGTGGATGACATAGAGAACGGAAAATTTGGCCTGGTCCTTTTGTTGGTTTTTGCTATCATTGCTAATTCAGTTCTTCTTATTTCTACTTTTTGTTCTTGTTGtaatagacgagtactctttttcctttaatAGTGATTTTCCCATTAGATTTTCACCATAAAGGTTTTAATGATATTCGACCCTTAGTTAGTGTCTTTGTGCTTTCAGTGTTTGctaggttttctttttcttttttctccttTTGTATAATTTCTATTTCAACAACTGATGCTCAATCTCTACATATTTTATGTTCTTTAGTTTACATATAATCTTCTTTGTCACAGCTTAAAAGGCGAAATCTTTCTGAACAACGCCTCTGCCCCACCATTCTCACCAACTAAAACAACCCCTCTCAAAAGAGCtctgaaaattttgatattccgTTCGCAGCCGAACTCGATCAAGCTGGCCAGAAGCGCAAACCCGATCTTCACACGGCATAGAAGGTAGCAGCAATTGATTGTGATACTCATCGAGCACACATTCAATTCGACGTGCCATTGGCGCATTCCGTCGAACATGTGGAGGGCAACTCGGTATTTCCCCCCAACTTTACCCTGTAACTCAACAATTTGTTATGCGACTATATATTCAATCAAACAGATTCTTTTCCCCATCGAGATTACTAAAATATACATGATTGGATAACAATATTTTGGTGGGCATATGAACTAAAAGATTACTTATAATCATAAGGATGCTTCGTCATATTTTACTTTCTAGCTATTCCAGAGATGCCGTGCAGGTCATATGCTCACTTTGTTAAACGTGGGTTTTTAGTATTAATTTGGAGCTTCCATTGTTCGtgagtttttcttgtttttttttattaaatgtttttttttttttttgtgccaaTTCTGATGCCTATGCTATTGATATGCGATAGGTCTCACTTCTCACAATTAATGTTGGCCCAACAATTTTCCCTTGAAAATATGTTAGACTGAGtaacataaatttatatatttatttgcaGAGGACCATTTCCACCAAATCTTTTTAATAAAGGGGCCAAACTAAATGGGTGTCTGGCtaagtttatttttaaaaatttataagttcttggagcttataagattcttgaagagcttataatttataaattgtcaaaatatttgagtAATTGAATttacacaaaaacttgggtacaactagatgtaccgtacaatcgggttgcacCTGCACTCAGATCCTGACCCTCCTGACCCTAATCCGCATCAtgattcaaatcgtgtaaatcACACTATTCTGAGTGCGGGTGCAACCCGGTtatacccaagaccacctcttgaATTTATAAGTTAGTTAAAGAGATAAAAAATTGAAGAGAGATGAAC comes from Salvia miltiorrhiza cultivar Shanhuang (shh) chromosome 3, IMPLAD_Smil_shh, whole genome shotgun sequence and encodes:
- the LOC131015219 gene encoding LRR receptor-like serine/threonine-protein kinase FLS2 — protein: MEKKLYCILPYAFLITITFPMLSSESKQPLSLATDQTALLSLKHSSLLLATNWTNSTSVCTWIGVTCSFRHHRVAALNLSNMALSATIPPQLGHLSFLVSLDLSNNLFHGDLPQELSLLRRLKFISFRLNNFTGDIPPMLGQLPKLEYLSLRNNSFIGSIPKSLSNLTNLQFLDLTSNSLSGEIPKELGRLQSLQTLYVHINHLSGAIPSAIFNISTLVAIALGNNELSGSLPTDMCSNLPFLAGIYLSQNQLSGAIPTNLSQCSGLEVLTLSYNSFSGEIPSEIGYLTSLQILYLGGNNLNGILPHEIGRLQSLVAFGAEQNELGGSIDFNIFMNMSSLQTLLLWRNKFTGNLSRDVGNITTFTILQLSENHFTGLIPTEFGQLYHLETLNLQLNSFTGSIPHELFNISTLRILSLVGNALSGVLPTHLCHGSPFLEHLLLGANSITGAIPNSISNCSQLTILSLFQNKFSGYIPTHLGNLRLLQRLELNNNNLTQAPSSSFITSLTNCRSLTDLSIDDNPLNGVIPASVGNLSSSLSTFYVGNCKFSGSIPVEIGNLSNLMTLELSANELSGNIPLTISHLHELQGLNLSHNMLGGSIPHPICDLFSLGTLDMNHNQFSGPIPKCLGNVSSLRNLYLESNMLNSSIPSSLWGLKDLNSLDLSSNSLNGSLPLEMSNLGAAIYINVAMNLLSGSIPSTIGKLQNLINLSLANNRLEGSIPVSMGSMISLANLDLSYNNLSGSIPKSLEALQHLDYFNVSFNSLSGEIPNGGSFRNFTMDSFKGNEALCGIPKFHVQICSSISNHRSKRKKVERASFIIFGVVAFISVVSLAFIIVRNKRKDKTTREVDELIFIVPERISYYELLQATERFDESNLLATGSSCSVYKGILNNGKDIVVKVFNMQLEGISRIFDVECKILSSIRHRNLTSIISSCSNEDFKALVLEYMPKGNLEKWLYSHNYSLNMMERLNIMIDVASALEYLHHGYSMPIVHSDLKPSNVLLDEDMVAHVSDFGIAKLLCNGDSFALTNTLATFGYIAPGEVSLNILIALHFQSMNQLIMSSLLHTS